The Miscanthus floridulus cultivar M001 chromosome 7, ASM1932011v1, whole genome shotgun sequence genome includes a region encoding these proteins:
- the LOC136464330 gene encoding AT-rich interactive domain-containing protein 5-like isoform X1: MSDPRGRAAGPDRDGDDPHDLPLAEDANGEEAWQTPEKEAVAVSEGAAAEGGDTTPDAEPESDDGEGGVGSPDQAEPNAGGERAPPVAAAQELEGIVGGAKVETNGEDAISHNADGEDDEDDDGDEEDDHDDDDSTPDASPRAEVKVEGESSTGMAQSGAGHRVEVEPDPFLDGDDSGTEEEQAAFMAELEHFHREHSLEFKPPKFYGKGLNCLKLWRQVAHLGGHEQVTICKLWRQVGETFRPPKTCTTVSWSFRIFYEKALLEYEKHKVRTGQLQIPPPSGADREVVVNQSSSARVRRDAAARAMQGWHAHCLLANGTHGDNILKDKDSIPLSSRDKKLKGFGVLKRKKASSPEYALKSSRSKINKSQEDSMVIDVGEPADWVKINVRQTKDCFEVYALVPGLLREEQVHVQSDPAGRLVITGDPEQPDNPWGITPFKKVVNLPSRIDPHQTSAVVTLHGQLFVRAPFGHPDM, translated from the exons ATGAGCGACCCGCGGGGCCGCGCCGCCGGTCCCGACCGCGACGGGGACGATCCGCACGACCTCCCGCTCGCCGAGGACGCCAACGGCGAGGAAGCGTGGCAGACGCCCGAGAAAGAGGCGGTTGCCGTGTCGGAAGGGGCGGCTGCGGAGGGCGGGGACACGACCCCGGACGCCGAACCGGAGAGCGATGACGGAGAGGGAGGAGTGGGTTCCCCGGATCAGGCGGAGCCCAATGCGGGCGGGGAGCGCGCACCGCCCGTGGCCGCGGCCCAGGAGCTGGAGGGGATCGTTGGCGGCGCAAAGGTGGAGACGAACGGCGAGGACGCCATCAGCCACAACGCCGACGGGGAGGACGACGAAGACGATGATGGAGACGAGGAGGACGatcacgacgacgacgactccaCCCCGGATGCGTCCCCGAGGGCTGAGGTGAAGGTGGAGGGCGAGAGCTCCACCGGGATGGCCCAGAGTGGCGCCGGCCACCGCGTGGAGGTGGAACCGGACCCCTTCCTCGACGGCGATGACTCTGGGACGGAGGAGGAGCAAGCCGCGTTCATGGCGGAGCTGGAGCACTTCCATAGGGAGCACAGTCTCGAGTTCAAGCCGCCCAAGTTCTACGGCAAGGGCCTCAACTGCCTCAA GTTATGGAGGCAGGTCGCCCACCTGGGAGGCCACGAGCAG GTAACGATTTGTAAACTATGGCGTCAAGTTGGAGAGACTTTCAGGCCACCAAA GACCTGCACGACTGTTTCTTGGTCATTTCGAATTTTCTATGAGAAG GCACTTCTTGAATACGAAAAACACAAAGTCCGGACTGGTCAGCTTCAGATACCACCGCCTAGTGGTGCTGACCGTGAG GTGGTTGTAAATCAATCATCTTCTGCCAGAGTTAGAAGGGATGCTGCAGCGCGTGCTATGCAGGGTTGGCATGCTCACTGCCTCCTTGCCAATGGCACTCACGGGGATAACATTTTGAAG GACAAAGATTCAATACCACTTTCAAGTCGTGATAAAAAACTAAAAGGCTTTG GGGTGCTCAAGAGAAAGAAAGCATCTAGTCCAGAGTATGCTCTCAAGTCGTCCcgctcaaaaataaataaatcaca GGAAGATTCTATGGTCATTGACGTTGGAGAACCGGCCGACTGGGTGAAGATCAATGTGCGCCAGACT AAAGATTGCTTTGAAGTCTATGCACTAGTTCCTGGACTTCTACGTGAGGAG CAGGTGCATGTTCAATCAGATCCTGCTGGACGTCTGGTTATCACAGGGGATCCAGAGCAGCCTGATAATCCTTGGGGGATCACTCCGTTCAAGAAG GTGGTCAACTTGCCATCAAGAATTGATCCTCACCAAACATCCGCTGTTGTCACGCTTCATGGTCAGCTATTCGTGCGTGCACCGTTTGGTCATCCTGATATGTAG
- the LOC136464330 gene encoding AT-rich interactive domain-containing protein 5-like isoform X2: protein MSDPRGRAAGPDRDGDDPHDLPLAEDANGEEAWQTPEKEAVAVSEGAAAEGGDTTPDAEPESDDGEGGVGSPDQAEPNAGGERAPPVAAAQELEGIVGGAKVETNGEDAISHNADGEDDEDDDGDEEDDHDDDDSTPDASPRAEVKVEGESSTGMAQSGAGHRVEVEPDPFLDGDDSGTEEEQAAFMAELEHFHREHSLEFKPPKFYGKGLNCLKLWRQVAHLGGHEQVTICKLWRQVGETFRPPKTCTTVSWSFRIFYEKALLEYEKHKVRTGQLQIPPPSGADREVVVNQSSSARVRRDAAARAMQGWHAHCLLANGTHGDNILKDKDSIPLSSRDKKLKGFGVLKRKKASSPEYALKSSRSKINKSQEDSMVIDVGEPADWVKINVRQTKDCFEVYALVPGLLREEVHVQSDPAGRLVITGDPEQPDNPWGITPFKKVVNLPSRIDPHQTSAVVTLHGQLFVRAPFGHPDM, encoded by the exons ATGAGCGACCCGCGGGGCCGCGCCGCCGGTCCCGACCGCGACGGGGACGATCCGCACGACCTCCCGCTCGCCGAGGACGCCAACGGCGAGGAAGCGTGGCAGACGCCCGAGAAAGAGGCGGTTGCCGTGTCGGAAGGGGCGGCTGCGGAGGGCGGGGACACGACCCCGGACGCCGAACCGGAGAGCGATGACGGAGAGGGAGGAGTGGGTTCCCCGGATCAGGCGGAGCCCAATGCGGGCGGGGAGCGCGCACCGCCCGTGGCCGCGGCCCAGGAGCTGGAGGGGATCGTTGGCGGCGCAAAGGTGGAGACGAACGGCGAGGACGCCATCAGCCACAACGCCGACGGGGAGGACGACGAAGACGATGATGGAGACGAGGAGGACGatcacgacgacgacgactccaCCCCGGATGCGTCCCCGAGGGCTGAGGTGAAGGTGGAGGGCGAGAGCTCCACCGGGATGGCCCAGAGTGGCGCCGGCCACCGCGTGGAGGTGGAACCGGACCCCTTCCTCGACGGCGATGACTCTGGGACGGAGGAGGAGCAAGCCGCGTTCATGGCGGAGCTGGAGCACTTCCATAGGGAGCACAGTCTCGAGTTCAAGCCGCCCAAGTTCTACGGCAAGGGCCTCAACTGCCTCAA GTTATGGAGGCAGGTCGCCCACCTGGGAGGCCACGAGCAG GTAACGATTTGTAAACTATGGCGTCAAGTTGGAGAGACTTTCAGGCCACCAAA GACCTGCACGACTGTTTCTTGGTCATTTCGAATTTTCTATGAGAAG GCACTTCTTGAATACGAAAAACACAAAGTCCGGACTGGTCAGCTTCAGATACCACCGCCTAGTGGTGCTGACCGTGAG GTGGTTGTAAATCAATCATCTTCTGCCAGAGTTAGAAGGGATGCTGCAGCGCGTGCTATGCAGGGTTGGCATGCTCACTGCCTCCTTGCCAATGGCACTCACGGGGATAACATTTTGAAG GACAAAGATTCAATACCACTTTCAAGTCGTGATAAAAAACTAAAAGGCTTTG GGGTGCTCAAGAGAAAGAAAGCATCTAGTCCAGAGTATGCTCTCAAGTCGTCCcgctcaaaaataaataaatcaca GGAAGATTCTATGGTCATTGACGTTGGAGAACCGGCCGACTGGGTGAAGATCAATGTGCGCCAGACT AAAGATTGCTTTGAAGTCTATGCACTAGTTCCTGGACTTCTACGTGAGGAG GTGCATGTTCAATCAGATCCTGCTGGACGTCTGGTTATCACAGGGGATCCAGAGCAGCCTGATAATCCTTGGGGGATCACTCCGTTCAAGAAG GTGGTCAACTTGCCATCAAGAATTGATCCTCACCAAACATCCGCTGTTGTCACGCTTCATGGTCAGCTATTCGTGCGTGCACCGTTTGGTCATCCTGATATGTAG